GCCGCCCCCGTCTCGACCTTCCCGGCGTCAGCCAGCACCTGATCCAGCGCGGCAACGACCGCCAGCCCTGCTTCTTTGCCGACATCGACCGCGTCCGCTACCTGCATGACCTGCGCGAACTCGCGCGCACGCACGACTGCCAGGTCCATGCCTACGTGCTGATGACCAACCACGTGCACCTGCTGCTGTCGCCCGCGCGGGTGCGGGCGGTGTCGGCGCTGATGCAGTCCCTGGGCCGACGCTACGTGCGCTACTTCAACGACCGCTACCAGCGGACCGGCACCCTGTGGGAAGGACGCTACCGGTCCTGCCTGGTCGACTCCGAGGATTACCTGCTGCGCTGCTACCGCTACATCGAACTCAACCCGGTGCGGGCGGGCATGGTGGTCGATCCTGCGGACTATCCGTGGTCGAGCCACGGCGCCAATGCGCTGGGCCGCCCGGATCCGCTGGTGCAGCCGCATCCGCGTTATCTGGCACTGGAGCGGGACGACGATACACGCCGCGCCGTCTATCGCTCACTGGTGACACGTGGCCTCGAGCCGACCGAAGTCGAGGAGATCAGGCGCGCGATGGGAACCCAGCGCGCATTGGGTAGCGACGACTTCCGTGAGGACATCCAGCGCAGGCTTGGGCGACGCGTGGCCCCAGGCCGGCCCGGCCGCCCTCGGAAGCAAAAGCCAAAACCGGGGTCAGAGTGCAATTTTCCGCTCGAGAGCCTTCGGACACCCCAGGCGAGTCGGCACGAAATTGCACTCTGACCCCGGTTTTTGGCTGGCCGCCTACGGCCGCTTCTCCACACGGTACCGGAACCGGTAAACCTCGTCGTTCCAGTTGGCGACCACCTCGACGTCGTAAGGCATGCGGCCACGTGCGCGGCCGACGACGATCTGGCCGCCCCAGGATTCCTGCGGGCCGACGGTGGTGGTCTGCAGGATGGTGTGGCCGAGCCGGTCGAGGGTGGCGTGCAGCTCCTGGTCGATCAGGTACACGCCGCCGACGGTGATCGCGGTGGCGGCTGCCGTGCCCATCGCCGCGGTGGCCGGGTCGTAGTAGGTGGCGCGCGCCGGGCGCGGGCCGCGCGGGGTGTAGATGGTGGTGTCGACGGTCTTGTAGGCCTCGTTCGTGGCCGCCACCGCGGTGGCCACGCCGGTCAGTGCCACGGCGAACGCCGCCCAGGTCGCGGCCGATTCGGCCTCGCGCTCCAGGTCCTCGTACGAGTACACCGGCACCCAGGCCCCGCCCACGCGGGCGCTGAAGTTCTCCGAGCCGAAGTCCACCGGTTCGTCGAGCTTGTTGTAGCCGGCCACGGCGAAGCTGATCCGCCCGTTGACCTCCACGCCCAGCGGAGTGACCTGCACCGCGCCGTTGCGCAGCTCCAGGTCGGTGGTCGGCCGCCCGTTGTGGAAACTGACCTGGGCGCCGTGGGCCTCCAGCGGCACGATGGTGTAGCGGGTAGTGGTGCACGCACTTAGCGCGAGCGCGATCGCCGCGCCCGCCAGCAGCTTCCCGGACATGCTTCCCCCTGGCCCGCCAATGTTCGTTCCGGCGACTCTATGCGTTGCCGGGGGCCCGGTGAAGCCGGCGCCCGGCAGGCGTTTGGCCGCCGTATGGGTCGAAAACCGGGGTCAGAGTGCAATTTCCCCTCGACTGGAGCCGACCGCCCGGGCCGCACCCGGGAGAAATTGAACTCTGACCCCGGTTTTCCCGCGCCGCCTACCGCGCGCTGGTCATCGCCGGGCTGGACCCTGACGAAATCGGGCAGATCCGCGCGACGCTCCAGCGCCAGCACGTTCTCGGCAACGACCGCTTCCGCCAGGCCATCGAGCGCCAGCTGGGACGCCGCGCCGGCCCGGCCAGGATCGGACGGCCGCCGAAGCCAGGCAGCCCGCAGGAAAGTGCACTCTGACCCCGGTTTCAACCCGTCGCCACGGCGAGTGCCCCCCGGCTCGGCCTGCTGGCGCCGGATCCCGGTCGTCGCACGCGACGCATATCCTTGCGACATCGCATCGCAACCGCCAACGGAGCACAGAATGCCCTTGAAGCACGCCGCCGCCGTCCCGTTCGTCTTCGCCGCGCTTTGCACCGCTCTCCCGGCATCGGCCAGCGAGGCGGCGCCGAAGCGGCCCTCGGTGCAGACGCTGGAGCGCATCATCGCCTCGCGCACGCCGCAGACCCGCGTGGACGCGCCGGACCACGAGCGCATCACCGCGCGCCGCATCGACATCGTCGACGAGGATGGCGTGATCCGGATGACGCTGGCCGGCCGGACCCCGGCCCCCATCATCGACGGCATCCAGTACCGGCGCGCGTTCGACGTGGCCGGCATGGTGCTGTACGACGACAAGGGCAGCGAGCGCGGCGGCTTCGGCACGGCCGACGTGGAGGCTGGCATGGCCGTCCTGGCCCTGGACCACCCGGCGATGGATGCGGTGGGCTGGCGCGTGTCGCCGGACGGCTCGGTCGCGTTCTCGATCAACCAGGCACCCCCACTGGTGCGCGAACCGGCACTGGACAACCGGCTGATCCCCGGCGTGGCGGCCCCGACCCGGATCCGCATGCAGGTGGCGGCCGACGGCACGCCCAGCGTCGCCCTCAACGACAAGGCCGACCGCGCCCGCCTGCGCCTGACCATCACCGACGCCGGCTACGGCGCCATCGAGTTCCTCGATGCGGAGGGCAAGGTCGTCCATACGATCGCGCCGGAAGCGGGGCTTCGCTGATTACCGGCAACCGGGGCGGCAAACAGCTGCTGCAGCGGGAGCACGGGCCTTGCGGTCTACCGCCGCGTCCGTCGCCAGGGATGCCGGGCGGGGCGCGCACTCTGACCCCTGTTTTCGACGCCCCGACTCGCCGCGCCGCCTACCGCGCGCTGGTCATCGCCGGACTGGAAGCTGCCGGGATCGAGCAGATCCGTGCGACGCTCCAGCGCGACGACCTCGGCAGCGACCGCTTCCGCCAAGCCGTCGAGCGCCAGCTGGGGCGCCGCGTCGGGCCGGGCCGGGCCGGGCCGGCAAGGATCGGCCGGCCGCGGAAGCGGAGAAGCTTCGAGGAAAGGGCGCTGTGACCGGGCTTCTGAGGAACGTGCACTCCGACCCCGGTTTCACTGACCCCGGTTTTCAACCGTCCGAGCGCAACCGCACAGGTGGTGGCGCATCCGGTGGCTGCACCTGGTAGACCACCTTCACCAGCGAGGCATCGCCGAGCTGGAACAGCAGCAGCGCCACCTGCGTGTCCGCCACCTGCCAATGCACGCGACGGCGCTCGAACGGCTCATCCTGCTGCGTGCTGCCCGCTGGTGCACCGTGCTGGGCCTCCAGCGCCGCGGCCACGTCCTGGAACACCTGCAGGTCCGCGCGCCCGGCCCGCGCGGCCCGTTGCACCAGATCCACCTGCACAAGCGCGCCGCCGGCGAAGAAGTACGAAGCCTGGAACCGGTGGCCGGCCACCTCCACGCCCTCCACCCGCAGCCCCTCGCTCTCGCCACCGGCCAACTCATCCGGGCTCTCCGGCACCCGGGCCTGCGGCACCTTCGCCTGGACCTGCGCCAGGTCCATCCCGTAGGCCGCCCCGCCCCACAATGCCTGCGCAGATGCCGCCGACGCCTGCAGCGCGATCGCTAATATCGTCAAGTGGATCACGGTCTTCATGGTCCCTCCGTGGATGGGCGGTTGCAGCCGCCAGAGTTTGGCGGGGGGACGTCGCCAGAGATCAAGCAGCCCCCTATGTGTGCCGGTCGAAATCTGCCTGTAGTTCCAAGTGGTTGCAACGATTGTTCTGACTCTCGTCCTTAGCTGGCACGCGCCGTCACGTCCATCAAGGCGTTTCGGCTCACCTTCATCCCCAAGTACAGATAAGACGCAGCAGGGCGTTCAGGACCGTGTGCCCCCCTGGGCGTCTCTGCGAAGAAGGGGTCGAGGACGGGGTCAGGTTCGCTTCGCTCCAAAGAGAAAAAGGCGGCCATGAGGCCGCCTTTTCCGTTCTAGCTACCGCTACAGATCAAACCCCAACAGGATTCGCCTTCTCCGGATCGATCTTGTACAGCTTGATCGCCCTGGCCACGTCCTTGCCGGTCATCTTGCCGTCCTTGGCCAGGGCCGCGATCGCCGCGTGGGCGATGTAGTAGCGGTCCACCTCGAAGAAGCGGCGCAGGTTGGCGCGGGTGTCGGAGCGGCCGAAGCCGTCGGTGCCCAGGACGGTGTAGCTCATCGGCACGAAGGCGCGGATCTGGTCGGCGAACACGCGCACGTAGTCGGTGGCGGCGATCGCCGGGCCCTGGCGGCCTTCCAGCAGCTCGGTCACGTAGGCCTTGCGCGGGGCCTTGGCCTCCGGGTTCATGCGGTTCCAGCGCTCG
This genomic interval from Pseudoxanthomonas suwonensis 11-1 contains the following:
- a CDS encoding transposase; the protein is MPRRPRLDLPGVSQHLIQRGNDRQPCFFADIDRVRYLHDLRELARTHDCQVHAYVLMTNHVHLLLSPARVRAVSALMQSLGRRYVRYFNDRYQRTGTLWEGRYRSCLVDSEDYLLRCYRYIELNPVRAGMVVDPADYPWSSHGANALGRPDPLVQPHPRYLALERDDDTRRAVYRSLVTRGLEPTEVEEIRRAMGTQRALGSDDFREDIQRRLGRRVAPGRPGRPRKQKPKPGSECNFPLESLRTPQASRHEIAL